In Nicotiana tabacum cultivar K326 chromosome 17, ASM71507v2, whole genome shotgun sequence, one DNA window encodes the following:
- the LOC107827246 gene encoding uncharacterized protein LOC107827246, which translates to MVVAVGAPPFVFLPSSPFAASRNLKKQHNTIFNLNIGLQSSHTEHRCITISCIKCSASFTSAIVSKEEEPLPLEVNEIKTVCKTWVWRDYNINYLVYQARNENTSHPSLLLVHGFGASVAHWRRNIAMLAQNYTVYAIDLLGFGASDKPVGYEYNMESWAQLILDFANEIIQRPTVLVGNSVGSLACVIAAADPSQTSIQGLVLLNCAGGMNNKAIVDDWRIKLLLPLLWLVDFLLNQRSVASAIFNRVKQRENLKNILLSVYGNKESVDEDLVEIIKGPADDEGALDAFVSIVTGPPGPNPVQLIPKITLPILVLWGDQDPFTPIDGPVGKYFSSLPSQKPNVSLFLLEGVGHCPHDDRPDLVHEKLLPWLSQLAMVENVVI; encoded by the coding sequence ATGGTTGTAGCTGTTGGTGCTCCTCCCTTTGTTTTTCTACCTTCATCACCGTTTGCTGCATCGAGGAACTTAAAGAAGCAACATAACACCATCTTCAATTTGAACATTGGTCTTCAAAGTAGTCATACCGAGCACAGGTGTATCACTATTAGCTGCATCAAATGCTCTGCCTCCTTCACCTCCGCCATTGTTTCAAAAGAGGAAGAACCATTACCGCTTGAGGTGAACGAGATTAAGACAGTATGCAAAACATGGGTATGGAGAGATTACAACATAAACTACTTGGTTTATCAAGCACGCAACGAAAACACTTCTCATCCTTCTCTACTCCTAGTTCATGGTTTTGGTGCCTCAGTCGCCCACTGGCGCCGGAACATTGCGATGCTCGCTCAAAACTACACAGTGTATGCTATTGACCTCCTTGGCTTTGGTGCTTCTGACAAACcagtaggatatgaatataacatGGAATCTTGGGCTCAGTTAATATTGGATTTTGCGAATGAAATTATTCAAAGACCAACTGTATTGGTAGGGAACTCTGTTGGAAGCCTTGCTTGCGTAATAGCTGCTGCAGATCCTTCCCAAACATCCATTCAAGGGCTTGTTTTGTTGAACTGTGCTGGAGGCATGAATAACAAGGCAATTGTTGATGATTGGAGGATTAAGTTACTATTGCCCTTACTCTGGCTTGTTGATTTCTTATTGAACCAAAGATCAGTTGCTTCTGCAATCTTTAATCGGGTCAAACAAAGAGAAAATCTAAAGAATATCTTGTTGTCTGTTTATGGGAATAAGGAGTCTGTGGATGAAGATTTGGTGGAGATTATTAAGGGACCAGCAGATGATGAAGGCGCGCTCGATGCTTTTGTGTCCATTGTGACAGGTCCGCCGGGGCCAAATCCAGTGCAGTTGATCCCAAAAATTACACTCCCTATCCTTGTCTTATGGGGTGATCAAGATCCATTTACCCCAATTGATGGCCCTGTTGGTAAATACTTCTCATCCTTACCTTCTCAAAAACCAAATGTGAGTCTATTTCTTTTGGAAGGAGTCGGACATTGCCCTCACGATGACAGGCCTGATCTTGTCCATGAAAAGTTGCTTCCTTGGCTAAGCCAATTGGCAATGGTAGAAAACGTTGTAATATGA
- the LOC107827237 gene encoding wall-associated receptor kinase 2-like, whose product MFRPKGNICTNKDVGINMQLVKKQMQYIPIWPFYLFVLFFQENQVSSALTSVLAKPHCVERCGNLTIPYPFRIGRKCYFDKPFEIMCNDNKIAYLPWLNESVSHISMNYIKTLVNSVPVPYNRSSGQNVYGDKSGYGSNDDPYYSISPTKNKLVGIGCDMFAYAKDEDTRDIVSGCASFCNIRDDGTNGSYRTVATSSSSTHCTGRNGCCETAFSKAPKSFTATIQTMNTQQTSWASSNCSYILFVDKGFTNFTELLGKYSTSNCKEDYYFAAEWTLDWVIGNVSCVHAIKSPKYACGKHSQCINEFAREAGGYRCGCSPGYQGNPYLPNGCKDINECASPIGKRCPNNTQCINTSGSFFCETNSEKRMLRKQLYIGIVAASSSIILLAVCLGLYRRLQKRKERKTKQRFFKRNGGLLLEQRISLSGQSSNGNTLPGLKLFLKEELEKATDNFNERRILGRGGLGTVYKGMLADGSIVAVKKSNIVDENQVDQFINEIFILSQLSHRHIVKILGCCLETQVPLLVYEYISNGTLASHIHRNFSPSCSTTSTAIGLSWEHRLRVAAEAAGALSYLHSCASSAIFHRDIKSSNILLDENFRAVISDFGISRLVPIDKTHLTTLVGGTFGYLDPEYFRSGQLSDKSDVYAFGVVLAELLTSLKAVSLDTNNYDQGLVMRFKSSLKQGRILDIVDPEIVELVNEEIIIAVAKLAKRCLKFNSRERPYMKEVATVLDQLRSTRSDVTCGNSFQDNMSLRSESSSSYISDSQIEENSSPKVS is encoded by the exons ATGTTTCGACCAAAAGGCAATATTTGTACAAACAAAGACGTGGGAATTAATATGCAATTGGTAAAGAAGCAGATGCAGTACATTCCAATTTGGCCATTCTATCTTTTTGTGCtgttttttcaagaaaatcaagtTTCATCAGCTTTAACATCAGTGTTAGCGAAGCCTCACTGCGTAGAAAGATGTGGCAACTTGACCATTCCTTATCCATTTCGAATAGGGAGAAAGTGTTACTTTGACAAGCCATTTGAAATTATGTGCAACGACAACAAGATTGCTTACCTGCCTTGGCTTAATGAATCTGTATCCCATATTTCAATGAACTATATCAAGACTCTAGTGAATTCCGTACCTGTTCCTTACAACAGATCCTCTGGTCAAAATGTATATGGGGACAAAAGTGGATATGGATCTAATGACGATCCGTATTATAGTATTTCACCAACTAAGAATAAGTTGGTAGGAATTGGATGTGATATGTTTGCttatgccaaagatgaagatACTAGAGACATTGTAAGTGGATGTGCGTCTTTCTGCAACATTAGAGATGATGGTACTAATGGTAGTTACAGAACAGTAGCTACTTCATCATCGTCGACGCATTGCACGGGAAGAAATGGCTGTTGTGAAACTGCTTTCTCAAAAGCACCAAAAAGTTTCACAGCCACAATACAAACAATGAATACACAGCAAACATCATGGGCATCTAGCAATTGCAGCTATATCTTATTTGTGGACAAAGGTTTTACTAACTTCACTGAATTGCTAGGTAAGTATTCAACCTCCAACTGCAAAGAAGATTACTATTTTGCAGCTGAATGGACGCTGGATTGGGTAATTGGGAATGTCAGTTGTGTCCATGCTATAAAAAGCCCAAAATATGCATGTGGAAAGCATAGTCAGTGTATCAATGAATTTGCCAGAGAAGCCGGCGGATACAGATGCGGTTGTTCTCCTGGTTATCAAGGCAATCCTTACCTCCCAAATGGATGCAAAG ATATCAATGAGTGTGCAAGTCCAATTGGAAAACGTTGTCCAAATAATACTCAGTGCATTAATACATCTGGAAGCTTCTTTTGTGAGACAAATAGCGAGAAACGCATGCTCAGGAAACAGCTCTACATAG GTATTGTAGCAGCTAGTAGTTCTATAATCCTACTGGCTGTTTGTCTTGGGCTATATCGACGacttcaaaaaagaaaagagaggaaaactAAACAAAGGTTTTTCAAGAGGAATGGCGGATTGTTATTGGAACAACGGATCTCTTTAAGTGGACAAAGTAGTAATGGTAATACTTTGCCAGGGTTGAAACTTTTCCTAAAAGAGGAGTTGGAAAAAGCAACAGACAACTTTAACGAACGTCGAATTCTAGGTAGGGGAGGGCTTGGAACTGTCTATAAAGGAATGTTAGCAGATGGAAGTATTGTGGCTGTGAAGAAATCCAACATAGTGGATGAAAATCAGGTTGATCAGTTCATTAATGAAATTTTCATCCTCTCCCAATTAAGTCACAGACACATAGTCAAAATTCTAGGCTGCTGTTTAGAGACTCAAGTTCCTCTCTTAGTTTATGAATATATCTCAAATGGCACATTGGCATCTCATATTCATAGAAATTTTAGTCCAAGTTGTTCAACCACATCAACAGCAATAGGACTATCTTGGGAGCATCGGTTGCGAGTTGCTGCAGAAGCTGCAGGGGCGCTTTCTTACTTGCACTCATGTGCTTCTAGTGCTATTTTCCACAGAGACATCAAATCAAGCAACATACTATTGGACGAGAATTTTAGAGCTGTAATATCTGATTTTGGTATTTCAAGGTTAGTACCCATCGACAAGACTCACTTAACGACACTAGTTGGAGGTACATTTGGTTATTTGGACCCGGAATACTTTCGATCAGGCCAGCTTAGTGATAAAAGTGATGTCTATGCATTTGGTGTCGTTTTGGCGGAGCTTTTAACAAGCCTAAAAGCTGTCTCTTTAGATACAAATAACTATGATCAAGGTCTAGTAATGCGTTTCAAGTCATCGTTAAAACAAGGTCGTATACTTGACATTGTAGATCCTGAAATTGTTGAACTTGTGAATGAGGAGATTATTATTGCTGTAGCCAAGCTTGCCAAGAGATGCTTAAAGTTTAACTCAAGGGAAAGACCATATATGAAAGAGGTGGCAACGGTACTTGACCAACTAAGAAGCACAAGGAGTGATGTGACTTGCGGTAATAGTTTTCAAGATAACATGTCTCTAAGAAGTGAAAGCTCAAGTAGCTATATATCAGACAGTCAAATAGAAGAAAACTCATCACCTAAAGTCTCATAA
- the LOC107805074 gene encoding uncharacterized protein LOC107805074: MAMSRPNLIENPIKLSKFRNNNQAQQRNRLSFWAFIFSIFMYISIFYIFNLSPSTLLNTTKFWFFISNTLILIIAADFGSFSSSSDQEYSFEEYMKKCHQEKSVNISTSSFNYSPYTIKSIEYKETNPQEEVVMIKEEEEEEEEEEEEEEEEEEEEEEEEEEDDDDEEENIKDVVFVEKNKKEKQIININDKDKVDHEDKKKNKKKGEAKCERSNSEKAMIKVANNNGNIEKKIHGIQRSKSERYNFVNKGDEENEEFSDMSVEELNRRVEEFIQRFNRQIRLQAVARNRQT, encoded by the coding sequence ATGGCCATGTCTCGGccaaatttaatagaaaacccTATAAAACTTAGCAAATTCAGGAATAATAATCAAGCTCAACAAAGAAATAGGTTATCTTTTTGGGcctttattttttccattttcatgtatatttcaatCTTTTATATCTTCAACCTCTCCCCATCTACTCTTCTTAACACTACCAAATTCTGGTTCTTCATTTCCAACACTCTCATACTCATTATTGCAGCTGATTTTGGTTCTTTCTCTTCTTCAAGTGATCAAGAATATTCATTTGAAGAGTACATGAAAAAATGCCATCAAGAAAAGAGTGTTAATATTAGTACttcatcatttaattattctCCGTATACCATCAAATCTATTGAATATAAGGAGACTAATCCACAAGAAGAGGTCGTTatgataaaagaagaagaagaagaagaagaagaagaagaagaagaagaagaagaagaagaagaagaagaagaagaagaagaagaagaagatgatgatgacgaAGAAGAAAACATAAAAGATGTGGTTTTTGtcgaaaaaaacaaaaaagaaaaacaaataatcaATATTAATGATAAAGATAAAGTTGATCACGAAgataagaagaagaataagaagaaaggtGAAGCCAAATGCGAACGGAGTAACTCAGAAAAAGCAATGATAAAGGTGGCGAACAATAATGGGAATATTGAAAAGAAGATTCATGGGATTCAAAGGTCAAAATCTGAGAGATATAATTTCGTAAATAAAGGAGATGAAGAAAATGAAGAGTTCTCAGACATGTCAGTAGAGGAGCTGAATAGAAGGGTAGAGGAGTTTATTCAAAGATTTAATAGACAGATTAGACTTCAAGCTGTTGCTAGAAACCGCCAAACTTAG